In Planococcus versutus, the DNA window GTTCTGTAAAAACCGCAATTCGGAGATACTTAAACCCGATTTGCGGTTTTTTTGCTTTTATGAGGAAAAAATTTGAAACCAATATCAATATGTTTTTATTCAAATTAATTTAATGAGGTTTAATGTGTTGTATAGATTATTTAAAAAATCATAACGGATTGTTGAACTGTCTTATTTGTCTTGAAATAGTATATAAAGAGCAAGAAAAGTTGTTATTTTGTTAGTATTAATAGAAATAGAAGTTTCTAAGGTATCAAAAAAACCCGAATTATCTAAATATTTTTAAAAAACTGTTGTAATGAGTTGGATTGTGATATATATTATTAGAAAATACAAACAAAGGGGAATGCTGACTATGGATGCAGAACATCTAGTAGATGTTATTAGAGGAAGGATGGTGGAAAGTGAGCATTGGGGACACATTGCGGTAGTAAATAGCGCTGGCGAACTACTTTATTCTAACGGAAATCCAGATAAAGTAGTATTTGCAAGATCTTCGATGAAACCTTTACAGGCGATTCCTATAGTAGAAACGGGCGCTGCAGATTCTTTTCAGTTAGAACCAGCGGATTTATCGTTGGCATGTGCTTCCCATAACGGAGAAAATCAGCATACAGACCGAGTAAAAGAAATTTTAAGTAAACTGGGTTTAACTACGGATAGTTTGAAATGTGGTACACATCCACCACGTTGGCAAGAAACCTACGAGAAACTGATGCGATCAGGTGCGGAAATCACAGCTGTGTACAATAATTGTTCGGGCAAACATAGTGGAATGCTGGCAACTACTATACATATGGGAGAAAGTGTGGAAGATTATTACAAAACGGATCATCCAGTTCAGCAAAGGATACTCGAAGTCATTAGTGACATTACAGAAACCCCAGTGGAAAATATTGAAATTGGCATTGATGGGTGTGGTGTTCCAGTTCATGGAATTCCACTTAAAAATCTAGCGCTCGGCTTTGCAAAAATGGCCAATCCAACTTCGTTTCCAGCTAAACGAAAAGAAGCTATTGAACGAGTTACTTCTGCCATGATGGAAGTACCAGAAATGGTTGGTGGAACCAATCGTTTTTGTTCAGACTTCATGAGGATTGAAGAAGGTCAAATGTTTGGGAAAGCTGGGGCAGAAGGTGTTTATTGTATTGGAGATCTTAAAAGTGGATTGGGAATAGCCCTTAAAATTGAGGATGGGGCAGGTCGTGCAACTTCTCCTGTCGCGGTTGAAGTTCTACATCAACTAAAACTAATTTCTAAAGAGCAAAATGAACTTCTAAACGAGTATCATTATCCCAATTTAAAAAACGCTAGAGAAGAAATTATCGGGCAT includes these proteins:
- a CDS encoding asparaginase, translated to MDAEHLVDVIRGRMVESEHWGHIAVVNSAGELLYSNGNPDKVVFARSSMKPLQAIPIVETGAADSFQLEPADLSLACASHNGENQHTDRVKEILSKLGLTTDSLKCGTHPPRWQETYEKLMRSGAEITAVYNNCSGKHSGMLATTIHMGESVEDYYKTDHPVQQRILEVISDITETPVENIEIGIDGCGVPVHGIPLKNLALGFAKMANPTSFPAKRKEAIERVTSAMMEVPEMVGGTNRFCSDFMRIEEGQMFGKAGAEGVYCIGDLKSGLGIALKIEDGAGRATSPVAVEVLHQLKLISKEQNELLNEYHYPNLKNAREEIIGHLQPVFTLKNA